Proteins encoded by one window of Sciurus carolinensis chromosome 12, mSciCar1.2, whole genome shotgun sequence:
- the LOC124962301 gene encoding RNA-binding protein 43-like: protein MASVSKVKKSKAFERTIVVAGLPVGLLSDQLLTTLVERYFQDVNNDGGDIEDVIYPTKTKGAAYVILKEKKVAENVVRRNKHHLAIQKTVHAQLTVSHFSEKVFSSVKATLDLSVFRGQIILESLVMDLKKMIPTLNFSPLGPRGRISVEGSFLAIKKLKESLLSKASSLLEKNKNFMSEGRKQDRQSPKRSLPKGDNMVETLRTLVLETAKSPEMIVMDTDVFLYLKWRCEFYETTLNKFNILSQERVDGDVTTIYLANAQAGSGPSSVRHVKELLEKWTQALHFRLRKETFILGGKGKREKRNIEWACEQLQSRYHRVLTNFYKTHIDIIGSSSDTYLFKEEVLKLIGQKIS from the coding sequence ATGGCCTCAGTTTCAAAAGTCAAGAAATCCAAAGCTTTTGAAAGAACCATTGTAGTTGCTGGTCTTCCTGTTGGCCTTTTAAGTGATCAGTTGCTGACCACGTTAGTGGAAAGATACTTCCAAGACGTTAATAATGATGGTGGAGACATTGAAGATGTGATATATCCAACAAAAACCAAAGGAGCTGCATATGtaatactcaaagaaaaaaaagttgcagaGAATGTTGTCAGACGAAATAAACACCATCTAGCAATTCAGAAGACAGTACATGCTCAACTCACAGTCTCTCACTTTAGTGAAAAGGTCTTCAGCTCTGTGAAGGCTACCCTTGATCTTTCTGTTTTTCGGGGTCAGATAATACTAGAAAGCCTGGTAATGGACCTGAAAAAGATGATCCCAACTTTAAACTTCAGTCCTTTGGGACCCAGAGGAAGAATCTCTGTGGAAGGATCATTTCTGGCTATCAAGAAGCTCAAAGAGTCTTTGCTATCAAAAGCAAGTtctcttttagaaaaaaacaagaattttatgAGTGAAGGGAGAAAACAGGACAGACAAAGCCCCAAAAGGAGTCTACCGAAAGGTGATAACATGGTGGAGACGCTCAGGACCTTAGTACTTGAGACTGCTAAAAGCCCAGAAATGATTGTGATGGATACAGATGTCTTCCTTTACCTGAAATGGAGGTGTGAGTTTTATGAAACCACATTGAACAAATTCAATATTCTAAGTCAGGAGAGGGTGGATGGTGATGTCACCACCATTTATCTGGCAAATGCTCAAGCTGGTTCTGGACCAAGCAGTGTGCGGCACGTGAAGGAGCTCCTTGAGAAATGGACCCAGGCTCTTCACTTTCGGCTCAGGAAAGAGACATTTATtttgggaggaaagggaaagagagagaagagaaatattgAATGGGCATGTGAACAACTACAATCAAGATACCATAGGGTTCTGACTAATTTTTATAAGACACACATTGACATTATAGGTTCTTCTTCTGACACTTACCTATTTAAAGAAGAGGTCTTGAAATTAATAGGGCAAAAGATTAGTTAA